In Bufo bufo unplaced genomic scaffold, aBufBuf1.1, whole genome shotgun sequence, the DNA window AATACGGAGCGCGCGGTATGTTCTTACACTAACACAATGTATAGAGTTGGGGCCAAGACACCTCGTCGTGTAGATGTCGCCttaaactgagcgcgtgcgaCCAGCTCAGCGCGACCGGCCAAAGATAAGGTaaagaacagcaggtggcgctgtacagatccaGTGTATTGCAGAATTTATTACCTGCGGTTATAACAGACATGATGGCGGAGGAGACCACTGACACCCAGATGATAGGACCGACAACTCTGATGGGACAGAAGTAGTCAGACATTTATtccataaaaagagaaaaaacacaacaaatgcCGCGTATAGTGCGGAAAGAAGCGTCACATTGTCACATCTCTACAGAAATAGGAAAAGCTGATTAATAATTATATGTTCCCCAAATGTGTCCCCGAAACATAAAGAAGCCCCTACAGCGACCTCAGTGGAGGACGGGGAAGGGTTAATGATGCCCCCCATGAGGTACGTGCACTCGGTGGTGTATCTCCGCTCCAGGATCCACACCTGTTACCTGCAGATCCTGACACGGATTTCCTCAGATCTCCCCCTCTGCATTGGTAAGGGAGAAATCCGCACGGACAATCCACCGGCCGCAGATCTCCGGATCCGCTCCGCAGGTCACTCCTGACGCAGGAGACTTCCGCTCCGTGTAGATGAGATACTGAGAATCCCATCTGCTTAGGCGGTATTATTTCACTCTGGAAAACCAGCCGGTAAtacgcagcgtgcgcttgtacccgAAGGCCATCTGCGCACGTTGCGGAATACGCTCAGTCTTTCCAGGCGAATTCCCATGTGGAAAAACCGTAACGAATTACAGCACCAGCTAAGGTATGAGATTACCCCGATCACGTACACTTCGCCGATTGATGTCCGTGGCGGATTCCCAGATCTGCGGCCTGTCAGTTATGTTTgtgttttagctgcggatttcactcTTTTCAGTGGAagaacccgcatcttatccgcacCAAAAACCGTAATCACACATTGCAGGTATTGGTGCGGATACGCTGCGGATCTGATGTGCGTTCACCAGAACTCGTGTGCAGACGAAGTAACTTTTCATTTGTCTCAAGCATCGATTCTGGATCTGATCTCCAAGGAATATAAAATAATCGTACAGTAACCGCCCCCCATAGAGCCGCCATATACATTGTGTGATCGGAGGCTCCACCCATACAGCGCTATATAGTGACTTATAGGCGGACATTATAACGGGATGTGGACGCATGGGCCTCAGCTTattattctaacagaggctccaGGACACAACCAAAAGAGAACATGTAGGGGTTGAGAGAAGGAGGCGGTGAAGGTGTGTAAGTGTCTGATGGGGTCACACAGCTGATAGAAGGACAGATGCCCGGCCTCATAGTCTAAGAAGACCCCAAGTCTAGGACATGTTGTAtctacactgaggggggatctgactGAACGGTGACACACTGTACATCCTGCACCAGAAATGACCAGACACCAAGATTTATCATTACATCCAATACAAGACTGAAGTCCTTCCCTTTCTATACTGGGATAGGACATTCCGATGCCACATCTTCCTATCTGGTCCCACTCTACCTCCCAGTAATGTCTTCCTGAGGAGAGGGCCACATCTGCTTAACACTTGGGCATAATTCAGGAACCTTCCCGTGATTCTGGTctgttctgttcttcttctgtactTGTTGCTGTTTTCAGATCTTCTGATATCTTCACACATCTATGAGCAGTGTCCTCATCCAGCAATATGTCTGGAACATGGAGCCCGAGCTCTGATGTGACATTGGTGACAATATCCCTCATAGATCGGTGTAAGGTCAGTGAGATCAGAACCTCATCCAGATCATCCTCAGACCTGCCCTCTCCACCATCTCCCCCTGTGTCCTCATCATCTCCACGACCACATTCTGTAATGTCACTTTCTTGTAGGAGTCTTATTGGGTCGGTGACATGACACATCTCCTCCACGTGACGAATCTTCCTGGACAGCTCGTCCTCCTCTATTTCCAGCTTCTTGATCAGATCAGATATCTGGGACACAATCTTCTCCTCCTGCCTGGAGATCTCGCTCAGCGCTTTCTTTTCTGCCATTTCTAGTTGCTCCTTAATGTCCATAAATAACTTCCTGACGTTCTTCCTCTTATCAGAGGCTTTCTCCTGGATATTCCTCTGACGATCCTGCATATTCTGGAGTCTTCTATCAACTTTTGCTTTTTGTGGGTTTAGTTCCTCCATATATTTCCTcagtttcttcttcttcttctcagaGGCCACATCTAGAAGTTCCACCTGGTGTTCCTTGTGCTCGCTGACCAGACAGCAGGACACACACAGACAAACTGTGTCCTGCGGGCAGTAATACTCCAGAACCTTTTTGTGGAGGGAACATTTTTTGCTGCCAAAGGATCTGGTGGGTTCTGTTAATATATGATCCACCGACTTGTTGTGGGCCATCAGGTGGTCATCACATAGAGAGACCTCACACTGCAGACATGTCCTCATAGCCGGTACAGGAGACTTAGTACAGTAAGTACAGAAGATCCCGGTCTCCTCCATATCAGGCTGAGCAGATAAACTCTCCACTATGTTCTCCAgcttctttttcttctccaggGCCGGACGCTCCGGATATTCTTCTCTGCAGTCAGGAC includes these proteins:
- the LOC120984422 gene encoding E3 ubiquitin/ISG15 ligase TRIM25-like, which translates into the protein MASANLRAELDCSICLSLYTDPVSLRCGHNFCRFCIVSALDAQEAAGVYSCPDCREEYPERPALEKKKKLENIVESLSAQPDMEETGIFCTYCTKSPVPAMRTCLQCEVSLCDDHLMAHNKSVDHILTEPTRSFGSKKCSLHKKVLEYYCPQDTVCLCVSCCLVSEHKEHQVELLDVASEKKKKKLRKYMEELNPQKAKVDRRLQNMQDRQRNIQEKASDKRKNVRKLFMDIKEQLEMAEKKALSEISRQEEKIVSQISDLIKKLEIEEDELSRKIRHVEEMCHVTDPIRLLQESDITECGRGDDEDTGGDGGEGRSEDDLDEVLISLTLHRSMRDIVTNVTSELGLHVPDILLDEDTAHRCVKISEDLKTATSTEEEQNRPESREGS